In one window of Balaenoptera musculus isolate JJ_BM4_2016_0621 chromosome 10, mBalMus1.pri.v3, whole genome shotgun sequence DNA:
- the LOC118902762 gene encoding olfactory receptor 8S1-like: MAMKNYSAVSEFILLGLSIDPHTQAVLFVLFLLIYLLTLMGNFLMLLMIRADFHLHTPMYFFLRRLSFLDLCHSSITVPKMLENLLSESKTIFVESCLAQAFFVFATGGTEARLLAVMAYDRYVAISSPLLCGQGMNNQLCIGLMWNSWGLAFVDALINILLAVNLDYCEDQTIPHFSCELSFFHLSCFDTSTSFTLLLCSSVLHLFGTFIMIVSSYARIVCTILSISSTSGRSKAFSTCFSHLTTIILFYGSGFLSYFLPTSGSTLEMIFSLQYSVITPMLNPLIYSLQNKEVKAAMGRMFRKYFHSLLQYTQNDNERGAELLRYMIKQWTLRRVS, translated from the coding sequence ATGGCAATGAAAAACTACAGTGCTGTCAGTGAGTTCATTCTCCTTGGACTATCTATTGACCCCCACACTCAGGCTGTACTCTTTGTGCTGTTCCTTCTGATTTACCTCCTCACTCTGATGGGAAATTTCTTAATGCTGCTGATGATTAGGGCTGATTTTCACCTCCACACACCCATGTACTTCTTTTTGAGACGACTCTCCTTTCTGGACCTTTGCCACTCATCCATCACAGTCCCCAAGATGCTGGAAAATCTACTTTCTGAAAGTAAAACCATCTTTGTAGAGAGCTGCCTGGCTCAGGCCTTCTTTGTGTTTGCCACCGGGGGCACTGAGGCACGTCTACTGGCTGTGATGGCCTATGACCGCTATGTAGCCATCAGCTCCCCTCTGCTCTGTGGCCAGGGGATGAACAACCAGCTCTGTATTGGGCTGATGTGGAACTCCTGGGGCCTGGCCTTTGTTGATGCTCTCATCAATATCCTCCTGGCTGTCAATTTAGACTATTGTGAGGACCAAACTATTCCCCACTTCAGCTGCGAGCTgtctttcttccatctttcttgCTTTGATACCTCCACCAGTTTCACACTCCTGCTCTGCTCTTCTGTCTTGCATCTGTTTGGAACTTTCATTATGATTGTTTCTTCCTATGCCCGCATTGTCTGCACTATCCTAAGCATCAGCTCCACCTCAGGCAGAAGCAAGGCCTTCTCTACCTGCTTTTCTCACCTCActactattattttgttctaTGGCTCAGGTTTCCTCAGCTATTTCTTGCCAACCTCAGGCTCCACTCTGGAGATGATTTTCTCCTTGCAGTACAGTGTGATTACTCCCATGCTGAATCCCCTCATCTATAGCCTACAGAACAAAGAGGTGAAGGCAGCTATGGGAagaatgtttagaaaatattttcattctctcttgcAGTATACACAAAATGATAATGAAAGAGGAGCTGAACTATTGCGCTACATGATCAAACAATGGACTTTAAGGAGAGTTTCTTGA